From a single Mycobacteriales bacterium genomic region:
- a CDS encoding PAC2 family protein, with translation MSDLPSRPSPHLPSLRRPVLIAAFEGWNDAGDAASGAVEHLEQVWQGSQVIAIDPDPYYDFQVNRPAVSLVDGVTRQITWPTTRVSVCWLPDSDRDVVLVRGLEPNMRWRGFCEELLAIAAQLGTELVVTLGALLADSPHTRPVPVSGTASDRRTMQVLGLERSRYEGPTGIVGVFQDVCAQSGLPAISFWAAVPHYVAQPPCPKATLALLRRVEDLLDLPVPLADLADRARAWEHAVDELAAEDTDVADYITSLEQREPEVDLPEASGEAIANEFERYLRRGDGNAGGG, from the coding sequence ATGAGCGACCTGCCCAGCCGTCCGTCGCCGCACCTGCCGTCGTTGCGCAGGCCGGTGCTCATCGCGGCGTTCGAGGGTTGGAACGACGCCGGGGACGCCGCGTCCGGGGCCGTCGAGCATCTGGAGCAGGTGTGGCAGGGCTCGCAGGTGATCGCGATCGACCCGGACCCCTACTACGACTTCCAGGTCAACCGCCCGGCCGTCTCCCTGGTGGACGGGGTGACCCGGCAGATCACCTGGCCGACCACCCGCGTCTCGGTCTGCTGGCTGCCGGACAGCGATCGCGACGTGGTCCTCGTGCGCGGCCTCGAGCCGAACATGCGCTGGCGCGGCTTCTGCGAGGAGTTGCTGGCCATCGCCGCGCAGCTCGGCACGGAGCTGGTCGTCACACTGGGCGCGCTGCTCGCCGACAGCCCGCACACCCGGCCGGTGCCGGTCAGCGGCACCGCGTCCGACCGCAGGACGATGCAGGTGCTCGGCCTGGAGCGTTCCCGCTATGAAGGCCCGACCGGCATCGTCGGCGTCTTCCAGGACGTGTGCGCCCAGTCGGGGCTGCCGGCCATCTCCTTCTGGGCGGCCGTGCCGCACTACGTCGCCCAGCCGCCCTGCCCCAAGGCCACCCTCGCGCTGCTGCGCCGGGTGGAGGACCTACTGGACCTGCCGGTGCCGCTCGCCGACCTGGCCGATCGCGCCCGGGCTTGGGAGCATGCGGTGGACGAACTGGCCGCCGAGGACACCGACGTGGCCGACTACATCACCTCGCTGGAGCAGCGCGAGCCGGAGGTGGACCTGCCGGAGGCCTCCGGAGAGGCCATCGCCAACGAGTTCGAGCGCTACCTGCGGCGCGGCGACGGCAACGCTGGTGGCGGCTGA
- a CDS encoding alpha/beta hydrolase yields MTSSWPGPSAPVSGGLDLDLPGADVRLRATRWPGSGPPVLLLHGLGSTRRFWDLVVPGLAGSPIVALDQRGHGDSECPAGPYDGGTVVADALTALDAVGLSRAVVVGHSWGAWTALRMAATAPSRVLAVVAVDGGVGRTGDLAPTRELARERLTPPRIALSPDQLRSRLRSGPLAPWWSPAVEAALLPIFAVGEDGLARPRLPFEVHMAIVEDLLDTDPEMRLPSVRCPAWLVRCSPDEAAVAALDRAAALLSSPRVLRWDGAVHDVPLQWPALVTGLVRAAAEEVLPRFGGEGAMS; encoded by the coding sequence GTGACCTCCTCCTGGCCCGGCCCGTCGGCACCGGTCTCCGGTGGGCTGGACCTGGATCTGCCAGGGGCGGACGTGCGGCTGCGGGCGACCCGCTGGCCGGGCAGCGGGCCGCCGGTGCTGCTGCTCCACGGGCTGGGCTCCACCCGCCGCTTCTGGGATCTTGTCGTGCCCGGGCTGGCCGGCTCGCCGATCGTGGCGCTCGACCAGCGTGGGCACGGCGACAGCGAGTGTCCGGCGGGACCGTACGACGGCGGGACGGTCGTGGCGGACGCGCTGACGGCGCTCGACGCCGTGGGACTGTCCCGGGCGGTCGTCGTCGGGCACTCCTGGGGCGCGTGGACGGCGCTGCGCATGGCTGCCACGGCACCGTCGCGGGTGCTGGCCGTGGTGGCGGTGGACGGCGGGGTCGGCCGCACCGGCGACCTCGCGCCGACGAGAGAGCTGGCCCGCGAGCGGCTGACGCCGCCCCGGATCGCGCTGTCGCCGGACCAGCTCCGCAGCCGCCTGCGCTCCGGTCCGCTGGCACCGTGGTGGAGCCCTGCGGTCGAGGCCGCCCTGCTGCCGATCTTCGCGGTCGGCGAAGACGGGCTGGCCCGGCCGCGGCTGCCGTTCGAGGTGCACATGGCGATCGTCGAGGATCTGCTCGACACCGACCCCGAGATGCGGTTGCCCTCGGTGCGGTGCCCGGCCTGGCTGGTGCGCTGCTCACCCGACGAGGCCGCAGTTGCGGCGCTGGACCGGGCAGCGGCGTTGCTGAGCTCGCCGCGGGTGCTGCGCTGGGACGGCGCCGTGCACGACGTCCCGCTTCAATGGCCGGCACTGGTGACCGGTCTGGTGCGGGCCGCGGCCGAGGAGGTCTTGCCGCGGTTCGGCGGGGAAGGGGCAATGTCATGA
- the metH gene encoding methionine synthase, producing the protein MPSTVPTSTPDLLTALRERVVVADGAMGTMLQAAEHIGAGLDLARDFEGHEGCNEILNVTRPDIVRSVHDAYFEVGCDAVETNTFGSNWAALAEYGIPDRIRETALAGARIARESADAWSTADQPRYVIGSVGPGTKLPTLGHAPYAKLRDAYQEQCAAMIEGGVDAILVETAQDLLQVKAAVVGARRAMTAMDRRVVLITQVTVELTGTMLLGSEIGAALAALEPLGIDVIGMNCATGPAEMSEHLRFLAQHATVPISVMPNAGLPQLGRHGAEYPLQPVELADALEDFTATYGVGLVGGCCGTTPEHLRQVVERVRGRQVAARTPVVEPSAASLYAPVPFRQDAGVLMVGERTNTNGSKAFREAMLAGDWEKVVDIGREAVREGAHMIDLCVDYVGRDGAVDMRDAASRLATASTLPIMLDSTEPPVIEAGLECLGGRAVINSVNFEDGEGPESRFARVMPIVKEHGAAVVALTIDEEGQARTAEWKLRVAERLIATLTGEWGMRESDILVDFLTFTLGTGQEESRRDGIETIEAIRQLRDRHPEVGTTLGLSNISFGLKPAVRVVLNSVFLHECQKAGLSSAIVHASKIVPMNRIPDEQRECALDLIYDRAREGYDPLTALLDMFEGVEADSGGKSRNELLMELPLDERLQRRIIDGEKNGLEADLDEAMAQGQKPLQIVNDTLLSGMKVVGELFGSGEMQLPFVLQSAEVMKTAVAHLEPHMEKVEGQEGKGRIVLATVKGDVHDIGKNLVDIILTNNGYTVINLGIKQPVNAILDAAQEHSADVIGMSGLLVKSTVVMKENLLEMNNRGISSDYPVILGGAALTRAYVEQDLDEVFDGEVKYARDAFEGLRLMDTLMAVKRGEVAPEKLAEDQAKDDERKARHAKSRAIAEARAAREEEPEVIGRSDVASDNVVPTPPFWGSRVAKGIALGDYASWLDERALFLGQWGLRGSRAGDGPTYEELVETEGRPRLRALLAQVQAEGIMQAAVIHGYFPAVSKGDDLIVLDPESGNERCRFSFPRQRRDRRLCLSDFFRSEESGETDVVAFSVVTMGRHVSDVANALFQKNAYRDYLELHGLSVQLTEALAEMWHARIRAELGFGAEDSDDLQAMLSKQAYRGSRYSFGYPACPNVEDQDKLEVLLDWKRIGVELSEEFQLTPEQSTSALIVHHPEAKYFAAR; encoded by the coding sequence ATGCCCAGCACTGTGCCGACCTCCACTCCCGACCTGCTGACGGCGTTGCGCGAGCGGGTCGTCGTTGCCGACGGCGCGATGGGCACGATGCTGCAGGCAGCCGAACACATCGGCGCCGGCCTCGATCTCGCCCGGGACTTCGAAGGCCACGAGGGCTGCAACGAGATCCTCAACGTCACGCGCCCAGACATCGTGCGAAGCGTGCACGACGCCTACTTCGAGGTCGGCTGCGACGCGGTCGAGACCAACACCTTCGGCAGCAACTGGGCGGCACTGGCGGAGTACGGCATCCCCGACCGGATCCGGGAGACGGCGCTGGCCGGCGCCCGCATCGCCCGGGAGTCAGCCGATGCCTGGTCGACCGCCGACCAGCCGCGCTACGTGATCGGTTCGGTCGGGCCGGGCACGAAGCTGCCGACCCTCGGCCACGCGCCCTACGCGAAGCTCCGCGACGCTTACCAGGAGCAGTGCGCGGCGATGATCGAGGGCGGCGTCGACGCCATCCTCGTCGAGACCGCGCAGGACCTGCTGCAGGTCAAGGCCGCCGTCGTCGGGGCGAGGCGGGCGATGACCGCGATGGACCGGCGCGTCGTGCTCATCACCCAGGTCACCGTCGAGCTGACCGGCACGATGCTGCTCGGCTCCGAGATCGGCGCGGCGCTGGCAGCCCTCGAGCCGCTGGGCATCGACGTGATCGGCATGAACTGCGCCACCGGCCCGGCCGAGATGAGCGAGCACCTGCGCTTCCTGGCCCAGCACGCCACCGTGCCCATCTCGGTGATGCCCAACGCCGGCCTGCCGCAGCTGGGTAGGCACGGCGCCGAGTACCCCCTGCAGCCGGTCGAGCTGGCCGATGCGCTCGAGGACTTCACGGCCACCTACGGGGTCGGGCTCGTGGGCGGGTGCTGCGGCACCACACCGGAGCACCTGCGGCAGGTCGTCGAGCGGGTACGGGGGCGCCAGGTCGCTGCTCGTACTCCGGTCGTGGAGCCCTCCGCCGCGTCGCTGTACGCGCCGGTGCCGTTCCGGCAGGACGCCGGCGTGCTGATGGTGGGCGAGCGGACCAACACCAACGGCAGCAAGGCCTTCCGGGAGGCGATGCTCGCCGGCGACTGGGAGAAGGTGGTCGACATCGGCCGCGAGGCCGTGCGGGAAGGCGCGCACATGATCGACCTGTGCGTCGATTACGTCGGCCGCGACGGTGCCGTCGACATGCGTGACGCGGCCTCGCGCCTGGCCACCGCTTCGACGCTGCCGATCATGCTGGACTCCACCGAGCCGCCGGTGATCGAAGCCGGCCTGGAATGCCTCGGCGGCCGCGCGGTCATCAACTCGGTCAACTTCGAGGACGGCGAGGGTCCGGAGAGCCGGTTCGCGCGGGTCATGCCGATCGTGAAGGAGCACGGCGCGGCCGTCGTCGCACTGACGATCGACGAGGAGGGCCAGGCGCGCACCGCCGAGTGGAAGCTGCGCGTTGCCGAGCGGCTCATCGCCACGCTGACGGGGGAGTGGGGGATGCGCGAGAGCGACATCCTGGTCGACTTCCTGACCTTCACCCTGGGCACCGGCCAGGAGGAGTCGCGGCGAGACGGCATCGAGACGATCGAGGCGATCCGGCAGCTGAGGGACAGGCACCCGGAGGTCGGCACGACGCTCGGACTGTCGAACATCTCCTTCGGCCTCAAGCCGGCCGTGCGGGTGGTGCTCAACTCGGTCTTCCTGCACGAGTGCCAGAAGGCCGGCCTGTCCAGTGCGATCGTGCACGCCAGCAAGATCGTGCCGATGAACCGGATCCCGGACGAGCAGCGCGAGTGCGCGCTGGATCTGATCTATGACCGCGCGCGCGAGGGCTACGACCCGCTGACTGCGCTGCTGGACATGTTCGAGGGCGTCGAGGCCGACAGCGGCGGCAAGTCCCGAAACGAGCTGCTCATGGAGCTGCCGCTCGACGAGCGGCTGCAGCGGCGGATCATCGACGGCGAGAAGAACGGCCTCGAGGCCGACCTCGACGAGGCGATGGCGCAGGGTCAGAAGCCGCTGCAGATCGTCAACGACACGCTGCTGTCCGGGATGAAGGTCGTCGGCGAGCTGTTCGGCTCCGGCGAGATGCAGCTGCCGTTCGTGCTGCAGAGCGCCGAGGTGATGAAGACCGCCGTGGCCCATCTCGAACCGCACATGGAGAAGGTCGAGGGCCAGGAGGGCAAGGGCAGGATCGTCCTGGCGACGGTCAAGGGCGACGTCCACGACATCGGCAAGAACCTCGTCGACATCATCCTGACCAACAACGGCTACACCGTGATCAACCTCGGCATCAAGCAGCCGGTCAACGCCATCCTGGATGCCGCGCAGGAGCATTCGGCGGACGTCATCGGGATGTCCGGGCTGCTGGTGAAATCGACGGTAGTCATGAAGGAGAACCTGCTGGAGATGAACAACCGTGGGATCTCCTCCGACTACCCGGTCATCCTCGGCGGCGCGGCGCTCACCCGCGCGTACGTCGAGCAGGACCTCGACGAGGTCTTCGACGGCGAGGTGAAGTACGCCCGCGACGCCTTCGAGGGGCTGCGCCTGATGGACACCCTGATGGCCGTGAAGCGCGGCGAGGTGGCGCCCGAGAAGCTCGCCGAGGATCAGGCCAAGGACGACGAGCGCAAGGCCCGGCACGCCAAGTCCCGCGCCATCGCCGAGGCCAGGGCCGCCCGCGAGGAGGAGCCGGAGGTCATCGGCCGCTCCGACGTCGCGAGCGACAACGTCGTGCCGACGCCGCCGTTCTGGGGCTCGCGGGTGGCCAAGGGCATCGCGCTGGGCGACTACGCCTCCTGGCTGGACGAGCGGGCGCTGTTCCTCGGGCAGTGGGGCCTGCGCGGCTCCCGCGCCGGCGACGGCCCGACGTATGAAGAGCTCGTGGAGACCGAGGGTCGGCCGCGGCTGCGCGCGTTGCTGGCGCAGGTGCAGGCCGAGGGGATCATGCAGGCTGCGGTGATCCACGGCTACTTCCCGGCCGTGTCCAAGGGCGACGACCTGATCGTGCTCGACCCCGAATCGGGCAACGAGCGGTGCCGGTTCAGCTTCCCGCGGCAGCGCCGCGACCGGCGGCTGTGCCTGTCCGACTTCTTCCGTTCCGAGGAGTCGGGGGAGACCGACGTGGTCGCCTTCTCCGTCGTGACGATGGGACGCCACGTCAGCGACGTCGCGAACGCGCTGTTCCAGAAGAACGCCTACCGCGACTACCTCGAGTTGCACGGGCTGTCGGTGCAGCTCACCGAGGCGCTGGCCGAGATGTGGCACGCGCGCATCCGCGCCGAGTTGGGCTTCGGCGCCGAGGACTCGGACGACCTGCAGGCGATGCTGTCCAAGCAGGCCTACCGGGGGTCGCGCTACTCCTTCGGCTATCCGGCCTGCCCCAACGTCGAGGACCAGGACAAGCTCGAGGTCCTGCTCGACTGGAAGCGCATCGGCGTCGAGCTGTCCGAGGAGTTCCAGCTGACCCCGGAGCAGTCGACGAGCGCGCTCATCGTCCACCACCCCGAAGCCAAGTACTTCGCCGCCCGATAG
- a CDS encoding HAD family phosphatase, whose protein sequence is MEAVLWDMDGLLVDSEPLWTVAEVELAALLGGTWDDVVKARCVGTRLDVAVPIILHYYGASDTPEQVAESSAWLLRRMVELYASTLPLMPGAEVLLATLVAEGVPMALVSSSYRVLVEAVVDTGIGPFALTLAGDEVVHAKPDPEPYLTAAKRLDVDPGRCVVLEDSPPGVAAAEAAGCAVVAVPSVPGVTFAPAARRLVVSSLTQLTPADLRALV, encoded by the coding sequence GTGGAAGCCGTCCTGTGGGACATGGACGGCCTCCTCGTCGACAGCGAGCCGCTGTGGACGGTGGCCGAGGTGGAGCTCGCCGCGCTGCTCGGCGGCACCTGGGACGACGTCGTCAAGGCGCGCTGCGTAGGCACCCGGCTGGACGTCGCCGTCCCGATCATCCTGCACTACTACGGCGCGTCCGACACGCCGGAGCAGGTGGCGGAGTCCAGTGCCTGGCTGCTGCGCCGCATGGTGGAGCTCTACGCCTCCACGCTGCCGCTGATGCCGGGCGCCGAGGTGCTGCTCGCAACACTTGTCGCCGAGGGCGTGCCGATGGCGCTGGTGTCCTCCTCGTACCGCGTGCTGGTCGAGGCGGTCGTGGACACCGGCATCGGGCCGTTCGCGCTGACGCTGGCCGGGGACGAGGTGGTGCACGCCAAGCCCGACCCCGAGCCCTACCTCACGGCGGCCAAGCGGCTCGACGTCGACCCCGGGCGATGCGTGGTGCTCGAGGACTCGCCCCCCGGGGTCGCCGCGGCGGAGGCCGCCGGCTGCGCCGTCGTCGCCGTGCCGAGCGTGCCGGGGGTGACCTTCGCCCCTGCCGCACGTCGGTTGGTGGTCAGCTCGCTCACCCAGCTGACGCCGGCCGACCTGCGCGCGCTGGTCTGA